Proteins encoded together in one Impatiens glandulifera chromosome 1, dImpGla2.1, whole genome shotgun sequence window:
- the LOC124922535 gene encoding uncharacterized protein LOC124922535 — protein sequence MHFPMKIQPLDTQAFRESIRNESSKPATKSRLRRLFDKQFPSVLRNSTAEKPTFGELKDTAGVTEFEPSSLCLAKMVQNFIEENEKPSASTKCSRNRCNCFNGNRNDISDDEFEFTGCLNDLNPNTDALENLKSLMLCPVSERNVLADTWKIVDKNKACKRKDELRNLVNEGLILLGYDSSICKSRWDKSPSCPAGEYDYIDVITEGGDRLLIDVDFRSEFEIARSTGSYKSLLQSLPNIFVGKSDRLDQIISIVSEAARQSLKKKGMHIPPWRKPEYMRAKWLSPHARAVAGAIAGAVTPPAGEEELELQFGSFSGEEEKEKKQLVQLTWKLPAINLKNYERGGVKIVPGLASLLTER from the exons ATGCATTTTCCGATGAAGATCCAACCTCTGGATACGCAGGCTTTCAGAGAATCAATCCGGAATGAATCGTCCAAACCGGCGACGAAATCGCGTCTCAGGAGGCTATTTGATAAGCAGTTCCCGAGTGTTCTACGAAATTCTACGGCGGAGAAGCCTACGTTTGGCGAACTGAAAGACACGGCGGGTGTAACCGAGTTCGAACCAAGCTCTTTGTGCTTGGCGAAAATGGTGCAGAATTTCATTGAGGAGAACGAGAAGCCATCAGCGTCAACGAAATGTAGCCGGAACCGTTGCAACTGTTTCAACGGAAACCGTAATGATATCTCGGACGACGAGTTCGAGTTTACCGGTTGTCTCAACGATTTGAATCCAAATACCGATGCTCTTGAAAACCTAAAG AGTTTGATGCTATGTCCTGTATCGGAGAGAAATGTTCTAGCCGATACTTGGAAGATTGTCGATAAGAACAAAGCTTGTAAACGGAAAGATGAATTGCGTAATCTCGTAAATGAAGGCTTAATTCTTCTCGGCTACGATTCTTCAATCTGTAAATCACGTTGGGATAAATCTCCCTCTTGTCCAGCCG GAGAATACGATTACATAGATGTTATTACGGAAGGAGGTGATAGACTGTTGATAGACGTGGATTTCAGATCGGAATTCGAGATAGCACGATCAACCGGAAGTTACAAATCACTTCTTCAATCTCTACCGAACATCTTCGTCGGGAAATCCGATCGACTGGATCAGATCATTTCCATAGTTTCTGAGGCGGCGAGACAGAGTTTGAAGAAGAAAGGTATGCACATCCCTCCGTGGAGGAAACCGGAGTACATGCGAGCTAAATGGCTATCTCCACACGCCAGAGCCGTGGCCGGCGCCATCGCCGGCGCCGTAACTCCTCCGGCCGGTGAAGAAGAATTGGAGCTGCAATTCGGTTCCTTTTCCGGtgaggaagagaaagagaagaagcaGTTAGTGCAGCTTACATGGAAGCTTCCGGCGATAAATCTGAAGAATTACGAAAGGGGAGGTGTTAAGATTGTTCCTGGATTGGCTTCTCTACTTACTGAGAGATAA